A window from Drosophila kikkawai strain 14028-0561.14 chromosome 2L, DkikHiC1v2, whole genome shotgun sequence encodes these proteins:
- the LOC108077335 gene encoding pancreatic triacylglycerol lipase, translating to MKSTAWLSLLALAWSVDANPILGLLNPECKVVHGECPHENITFWLYTNSTRDNPVLLNPLDLNPWDFQPARPVKILIHGYTGHRDFSPNSHIRPVLLDNEDVYVISIDYKPLVPDPCYFSAVQNLPLVSQCLAQLINNLVDRNIVPNENIHIIGFSLGGQVAGQTANYLKRKLKRITGLDPAKPMFVLAGNTSRLDPGDAEFVDVIHTNVFGRGILSPMGHVDFYPNVGSILQPGCREESPDSPGSCSHDRAPQFYAESINSTTGFWGRQCTSWLAYIVNLCPTTGKQELMGYHVSQETKGSYFLETGKSAPFALGKQEDVDNSQTLAQFKLNPELNEIPPDYEPQLLEAFLELDALKAVLNTDGSDLDKQLNWIGREDDEPLARAKL from the exons ATGAAGTCGACGGCTTGGCTCTCTTTGTTGG CTTTGGCGTGGAGTGTGGACGCAAATCCTATACTGGGATTGTTAAATCCTGAGTGCAAAGTCGTGCATGGCGAGTGCCCCCATGAAAATATTACCTTTTGGCTGTACACAAA CTCCACCCGAGATAATCCCGTCTTGCTGAATCCCCTTGACCTCAATCCCTGGGACTTTCAGCCGGCTCGTCCCGTTAAGATCTTGATTCACGGCTACACGGGACATCGTGACTTTTCGCCCAACTCCCACATTCGACCCGTGCTGCTGGATAACGAGGACGTATACGTAATCTCCATTGACTACAAGCCCTTGGTGCCCGACCCATGCTACTTCTCTGCCGTGCAGAATCTTCCGCTGGTAAGCCAGTGTCTGGCCCAGTTGATCAACAACCTGGTGGATCGGAACATAGTCCCGAATGAGAATATTCACATCATTGGCTTCAGCTTGGGTGGTCAGGTGGCGGGTCAGACGGCCAACTATCTGAAGAGGAAGCTGAAAAGAATCACTGGACTAGATCCAGCCAAGCCTATGTTCGTCCTGGCCGGAAACACAAGTCGATTGGATCCGGGAGATGCGGAGTTCGTTGACGTTATCCATACCAACGTTTTTGGCAGAGGAATTTTGAGTCCCATGGGACATGTGGATTTCTATCCCAATGTCGGCAGCATTTTACAGCCCGGTTGCAGGGAGGAGAGTCCCGATAGTCCTGGCAGCTGCAGTCACGATCGCGCTCCTCAATTCTATGCCGAGTCCATAAATTCCACCACTGGCTTTTGGGGTCGCCAGTGCACCAGCTGGTTGGCGTATATTGTTAATCTGTGTCCAACGACTGGAAAACAGGAACTGATGGGTTACCACGTTTCGCAGGAAACGAAGGGTTCTTACTTCCTTGAGACGGGGAAGTCAGCGCCCTTTGCCCTGGGCAAACAGGAGGATGTGGACAATAGCCAGACCCTGGCCCAGTTCAAGCTGAATCCCGAGCTCAACGAGATCCCGCCGGACTATGAGCCGCAGCTGCTGGAGGCTTTCCTTGAACTTGATGCCTTGAAAGCCGTTTTAAATACGGATGGCAGCGATCTGGACAAGCAATTGAACTGGATCGGTCGGGAGGATGATGAACCCCTGGCGAGAGCCAAGTTATAA